In the Actinomycetota bacterium genome, CGCGCTCGTCTGGGCCCTCGCCGCCCCGACGAGGCTGCCGAAACGGCTCCGGGAGGAGCTCGCCGGCGGAGCGCACGAGGTTTTCGTGAGCGTCGCGAGCACATGGGAGATCGCCATCAAATCCACGATCGGAAAGATCGACGCCGATCTCAACGAGATCATCGCTGCAAGCGCAGCCACCGAGTTCGAGGAATTGCCGGTACGCATGGCGCACACCGCGAGGATCCGAGAGCTTCCGACCTTCCATCGGGATCCGTTCGATCGCCTGCTGGTCGCGCAAGCGCTCGAGGAAGGGCTGACCCTGGTGACGCGCGACCCCGTTTTCGGCGATTACCGCGTCCCGACGTTGTGGCAGTGACGCCGCGGCCGGCGCGCTGTCAGTACCAGTTCTCGACTGCCAGCCCGGCGACGCGTTGGAACTCGCGCTCGTTCCTGGTCACCAGCGTTGCGCCGTTCGCCATTACGGTTCCCGCGATGAGGACGTCGTAGGGACCGATCGGAACGCCCTCGCCTTCGAGATCGGCGCGGATCCGCGCCGCCGATCGCGCCTCCTTTCGGCCGAACGGCAACGTTTGGATCACCGCCAGGGCCTCGTCGAGCTGCGCACGGCGCCGGGTCGCCTCCGGCGAGCGAGCGATGCCGGCCTCGATCTCGAATAACACGATGGTCGGGATGGCGATGTCGGACGGGGTGACGTTCGCGAGTCGTTCGGCGATCCGCCCCTCGCCGCGGAAGAAGTAAGAGAGCGTGTTCGTGTCGAGCACGTACATCAGATCTTGGTGCGGCGTGCGTCGCGCCCGAGGCCCTTCCGGAGCTCCTCGGCCGTCGGGAAGTCCTTCCACGCGCCGGCGAGGCTCAGGAAGCTCTCCGGCCAATCCTCACCGAGCTTCCTCCGGATCGCGTCCATGACCCAACTGCTGCGGGAGACCCCCGCAGCCTTGGCCGCTCGGCGCAGCTTCCGCTCCGTCTCGGAATCGAGGTACAGGGTCACCTGGGGCATACGTGGAAGTATACTTGATACGTGGCGGTTCGGCATTGGCCTTAGTCCACCGCGGCACCCGGCACCCGCCGGATCTCGCTGTTGGCCTGCAACGTTCCGACGATCAGTGTCTCGAGTAGCCGGCCCACCGACGGTCTCGGGGGCCCATCGGCGATCCAGCGAGAACCGTCGCGCGCGAAGAGTTGCCATTCATGGTGGGTCTTTCGCCATCGGAACTGGACCTCGAGAACCGGTCCCCTCGGTGGAATGATCCGCACCGTCACGCGGGTCCCCTTGACCGTCACGTGGATCGGGATGTCGTCGGGGCACGGGTCCGGATCCAACGTGGGTTCCGAGCGAGCAACGATCGCGTCGTGGAGTCGATCGAAAGGAGGAAGGTCCCGCCATGCGTCGACCGGTGTCTGCATCGCGCGACCGTAAGGGACGGCCGGATCCGAGTCTAGTTCGAAACCATCGAGCAGATCCGGCCGAGCTGAGCTTCATATGCCATCTTGAGTGCGGCCTCGATCCTGAGATCGGACTCGCGAGCGCGGCGACGAAGGTCATCCTTTCGCGCACCCGAGCACCGGGGGACGTCGGTCGCTTCGGCGGGCACCCGCCGGATCTCGCTGTTGGCCTGCAACGTTCCGACGATCAGTGTCTCTCGATGGTCTCGCCATCAGACACTCCGTTCCGAAGGAAAGAATTCTAACCCGACGATCTGGGCTTCTTCGCAGCTTTTCTCTGGGAGCCTCGTCGGGCTCCGCCCGGCTTTGCCGGTCTTGCTGTGCCACGGTAGATGGGAGGGTCTTCCCTCACATTCTTGGGGCCGGTCTCCGCCAACTCTTCGTCGAGGCGCTCGAGCACCCACTCTCGCAATAGAGCGGTCGGCTGTTCCTTGCGACGCTCGGCGAGCCGGCGGATCACCTCCAGCCTGCTCGCGGGGATGCGGATCGCGTATACCTGCGAGGGCTCCTTCGCGTACCGCCTCAGTCGCGTGAAGGGAACCGGGTCGAGGGCGTCTTTTTCTTCGAGGTCGTCGAGACGTTCGGCCTCCTCGCGCATGCTTTCGTGAGTACGGGACTTCTCTATGCGAGGTCGCCGCCTCTGTCGCCCACTCCGGTTCGATGTCACGATCGTTGGGACTCCGTTGCGATCGAGTCCTGATGTAGGCCACAGCGTCGTCCGGCCACAGAATCGAGCGGATCTGGATGTCCTCGAGCGGGATCCCTCGGTAAGTGGCATGGTGCGCGGCTCGACAAGGCCAGCGAGGACCGTGATGGGTTCCTCGACAGGTGCGTCTTTCAACTCGCCCCGACGGTACCGGCGCATGAACTCCTTACCGCTGATACCAAGCAGGAATTGAGCTCTCTCATCGATGAGCTTGAGGATCTCCTGCTTCGTCAGTTCGCGCACCTTAGGCACCTTCCCGTTTCTCGCGGCGTGTCCATTCCGGGTCGCCGGCAACACCTGCCTCCTCGGTCCCTCCCACGGCGGGCCGAGCGTATCTTGGTCGCGCTCGCTTTACGGTGACCGACCGACGGGCCGCGTCGATCCAGCGCCACGGCTACTCGCGCGCGATGACCGCCCGAAGCTTCTCTCGCGCTCGGCGTGCCTTCTCGAGCGTCACGACGATCTGACGGTCCAACTCTTGCGCGCGTCGATCGAGATCCTCGAGCTGCCTGAGGAGCTCTTCCCTAACCTCGGATTTCCTCGATTTGGCCGGCATGGGACTCGCAATCGATTTAACCACGGCCAAGTCTCCAGGCCAATCGCCGCGCCTCGTCGCGCTGTGCCACCGCGAGCAGCAAGTCTCTCTCGAGGGCAGCGACAGCGTCACCTGAGGCAGCAGAGGCATCCACCTCGACGCCCGTCGTGGAGATCGCTCGCACCCAGCGCCGACGACTGGTCATCACTCCAATGCTGACCAAGGCATAAAGCGCCCCGGTACAGAGCAGAAGCCGGATGAGGCCCAGCGTAATGCGGTCGGCAAGGAGTTCGCTCCATAACGACGGCGCAACTTGCGATGCCGGCCTTGCGCGGAAGACCCACGTGGCCGATATCGCCAGCCCCGTCACGATGCCCACGATCGTTCCGACGATGATCCATTCCGCTCTGGCCGTCGAGAGCTTCAACCCGCGCACCCCTTGCCACATGAAGGCATGGTACTTCGGCGACACGACGGCAACGGCCCGGGCGCGCGACGGTCGCGAACAAGTGCGGGATTAGGTCATGAACAGCTGCGGCCGGAACGCCCGGATCGGGTGAAGGGTCTCGGCCCGGCGCGTCGAAGCTTTACCGAGCCACAAACACCGGGGGGAACGAGACTTGAAACGGAAGCTCTGGCTGGTGCTCGCTCTCACGCTGGCGGTATTCCCGAGCGCGAGGGCGCAGGTCGCGACCGTCGAGGAGAATGGCTACCTCGCCGCTCGCGACGGGACAAGGCTTCGGTACAACGTCGTGCGGCCCGCCGAGGGCGGGCCCTCCCCCGTCCTCATCAACTACGAGGGCTACGCCGCCGGCACCGACGCGGCCGACAACGGCGTCGCCACCTACATCGACCGGCTGCTCGAGCGCGGATACGCGGTGATGGGCGTCTCGGTCCGAGGCACCGGCTGCTCGGAAGGCGCCTTCGATCCGTTCGCGTCGACCATGGGACAGGACGGCTACGACGCCGTCGAGTGGGCGGCGGATCAGCCGTGGTCGGACGGCCGCGTCGGGATGATCGGCGTGAGCTTCGGCGGCATCACGCAGCTCCTCACCGCCGCGCAGCGCCCGCCGAGCCTGCGTGCGATCGCGCCGTCGTCGGCCCTTGGCGACCTGTATCGCGACGTCGCCTGGCCCGGCGGCGCGCTCGAGTACGACTTCCCGTTCGCGTGGACCGCCGTCCAGAAGGAAGGCGGCACGGTCGCCGCACCGCAGGCGGCGCTGGCCGGCGATACCGACTGTCTCGGCAACTACGTCTCGCACGAGTCGGTCAACATCCCCGACTACTTCATCCCGCGGCTCATCCTCGAGCATCCCTACGACGACGACGTGTTCGGGGACGAATCGTGGAACGACCGGGCGCCCGAGAACGGGTTCCCGCTGATCGAGGTTCCCACGTTCTTGTTCAACGCGTGGCAGGACGAGCAGCTGCCGGCGCGGATCTGGGGAGCGTACGAGCGGTTCGCGCATCCATCGTTGCTTTGGGTCAATGTCTCGAACGGCAACCACGGCCGCGACTACTACTCGTCGATCGCGCAGGACCTGACTTTGGATTTCCTGGACCGGTTCGTGCGCGACATCGACAACGGCTTCGAGGACTCCCAGCCGCACGTTCAGATCTGGATGGAGTCGGCGATCGCGCGGGACGGCGACACCAACGTCCCGGCCTGGTCGATCGACCTGCCGGGCCAGCCGGCTCCCACGCCGACGGCGCTGTACCTGCGCGCCGGCGGCCTGCTCTCCGGTTCGGCGCCGACCGATGCAGAGGCCGGCGACCCGTATCTGTATCCGCTGCCGTCGCCGGACGTGCTCGAGCCGGGCCTCGTGTTGAACGGGCGGACGACCGGTCAGCTCACGTGGAAGGTGCCGGTGCCGCCCGGCGGCGCGGTCGCGTACACGACGGATGCGCTCGCGTCGGACCTGGTACTCGCGGGGCCGGCGAGCCTCGACCTGTGGATGACGACGACCGGGCCGGACACCGACCTGCAGGTGACCGTGACAGAGGTGCGGCCCGACGGGCAGGAGACCTACGTGCAGCGGGGCTGGCTGCGGGCGTCACATCGGGCGTTGGATGAGGCGCGGTCGACCGCGTTGCGGCCGTACCACACGCACCTGCGCGGGGATGCGTCGGAATTGGTTCCGGGCGAACCGACGTTCATGCGCCTCGAGGTGTTCCCGTTCGCGCACGCGTTCCGCGCCGGGTCGCGGCTACGAGTGTGGATCGAGGCGCCGACCGGTCACACGGGCTTCTGGGCGTTCGCGCCGGTGTTCCCGCCGGGGGTGAACACGGTGCTGCACGACGCAGAGCATCCGTCACGACTGGTTGTGGGTGTACTCGCCGGCGAGGAAGCCGAGGCGCCGTCGCCGGCGTGTGACACACTGCGGAACCAGCCGTGCCGGACGGACCCGCTGGGCGGATCCTAGGCTGGATCCCGCTGGGCCATCGCGTTCGATTTAGCCATGAGGCCTATCTAGTTACGAGAAGCAGGAGCGGGTTTCGCGCCGCGGGTGATGACCTCTGTTCCGTCGGGCACGGGTGGCGGCGCTTGGCTGGGCGGCGGGTCAGCAGGAAACTCGTCCATATCCTGGGCCAGTTGCGCACGTACCGCTTTCCTGTCTCGATCTGCACCGGTTAGTCGATCGATCCACTTCCCGAGGCTGTCTCGATAGCCGGTACCGTCGGGGACCGGAGGCGGGAGACGATGCAATCGCGGAGGCTCGGGATCGAAAAGCAGGACTTAGGCGTATCTACCGCCCGGCTGCGACTCTACGGAGCTTCAGCCGGGCTTCGAGTGCCATCTTGAGGACGGCCTCGATCTCGCGATCGGATTCTCGCGCGCGACGGATAAGGTCCTCGATCCTCTCGTGCAACCGGGGATCGATGTCAGGCTTGCGGCGCTTCGGCATGGGACTCACGCTCGATTTAACCACCATGGACCTCCTTCAACAATCGGATCGCTTCGTCCCGTTCGGCCCGCGTGTCGCGCAGCTGTTGCTCGAGGGAGGCGATCGTGATCTCTCCGTGGTTGGAAGCGTCAACCTCGAAACCGGTGGCCTTCATCGAGCGAAGCCAGCGACCGCCGGCGACGAGCGCGGCCCCGCTCGCGATCACGTAGATGGCCACCATAACGACCGCCGCACGGACGAATCCGACGGTGGTGCGGTCCATGAGCAGGCGATGCCAGAACGAGCCGCTCGGCGAGCCACTTTCACGGAAGGTCCCTACGCGTGCTGCGGCAGTGATCGACACGATCGAAACCGCGACCGTCGCGGCGAGGTAACCAACAACTCTCCCCGTGATGGCCGAGCGCATTCGCTGCATGTCGTAGAGAGATTAGCGACGCGCACCGACAACAACGCCCTACCAGACGACGTTCGCGACCATTTGCTCGATCGCTTCGCATGCGGGTGTGGCGCTCGTTCCGGAGGTGATGTCACGAGAGACAAGTCTGTCCGAGGACGGCACGACCGCTTGTCCGCGGACCATCACCGTTGCCGTCATCATCTTCCTTCCTTTCAGTTGGATGAGATCTCGAGCCGCTCGCAGACGTGCGTCGCGGCATCGTTCTTGGTGCAGAGGCAGCCGCAGGCCGGACAGGCGATCGCGTCGGTGGCCGTCTTCGAGCGAGCAGAACGCCGCATCGATTCCTCCACGATCTCCATCACCTGGACCCACGGGAGGCCGGCGACTTCGGTCGGCGCCGTCGCCGTCGGTCCGAGCGTCGTCGTGATGCGGTCTCGGGCGCTTCCGATCACGACCGAACGACGATCGGCCTCCCGGCGCCGGGCCTTCTCGGGAAGGTCGACGATGGTGCGATCGCCGGTCTCCTTCGCCCAGATCCACGGGTCGATCCGGTGGGTGACGACCTCGACGTAGCCGACGAGAGGCATCTCGCGCAGGTCGTGCCAGAAGGCCATCCGGCCGATGATGGTCCCTTCCTCGACCCGGTCCGGCGCCTCGACGAGGACGACGGGGTCGCGGTCGCCGGTGACCTCGAACACGTGGAACCGTTCCCGCGTGCTGCCGAGGGCCCGCCAGCCGATGTCATCCCCGACCGCGCTCTCCAGGAACCGCAGGAACTGCCGGCCCTGGAGAGAGAGGTCGAGCGAGTTGAAGCCGGGGTGTTTCCGTCGAGGCTTGGGCATTACGGCATCACGTCCTTTCACCTTCAAAGGTTAGGGACGGGGTGTGACGATTACATGGGTGTGATTCGGGAAGCGCCCCTGTTGAACCGGTTCGCGGGGTGGGGCTTAGGCGCTCTTTGCTACCCGGCGGGCCGAACGTATCTTGGCCGCGGTCGCTTTACGGGGAACCGAAGCACCGGCGGACGTCGGTCGCTTCGGCGGGGTGCCGCCGGATCCTCCTCGATATCCACCCTTGACGGCTCTCGATGGTCTCGCCATCAGACACCCCGTTGCGAAGGAAAGAATTCCAACTCGACGATCTCTTCCCATCGTATCAGCAGGCTGGAACCGATCTCGTCGTAACCTCCGTCTGCCTCGCCCTCGGCGAACGATCCGTCTTCGAGTAGGCGATACGTTCGTTCGACCAAGAGGTCCTGCGGCTGCTCCGGGTATCCAGCGGCATACGATCGCTCTCCGAACCAACCACCGACCCACCGATCGTTCGACTTGAGACGCGCTCTGAGGACGCCTTGCGGACGGCCGGCGAAGAGGAAGTCCCAGGCTCTCGGTGCGGGATCACGCCCGACCAGGATCCGGGAAAGTCGGGGCCACCGGTGGATCGACACGCCGGCGATGGTTCCGCCTGCGATCGGAACCATGACGTAAGCGAGTGCGAGCAACCAGACCCACGAAGGCGTGGTCCCGTCGGTAAGAGAACTGGAGTAAGCGGTGGCGCCGTTGCTCACGATCCGCCGATGAAGGTGATCCTTCCAGGCGAGATATGTCGGAGCCGCGAGAGCCATCTGATAGACGACGGACGCCCCAACGAACCGAAGAACACGGTCGGAGAGCCCGATACCCCATCGCCCCGCTTCGCGTTCCGCCGCCCATGTATGGAGGGCGCCCGGCAACACGACGACGAAGAGAACGAGAACGGCCTCAAGCGTGTCGGGCATGGGTTGCTCCTATGTCAAGCGGCGGTCGGTTGCAAGCCGGCGGTGGGGATGTTCGGTTGATTCTTCATCGTGTCATAGACCTTCCGCGCGATGTGTCGCTTCAAGCTCCGAAGCG is a window encoding:
- a CDS encoding type II toxin-antitoxin system VapC family toxin — protein: MRLLLDTHALVWALAAPTRLPKRLREELAGGAHEVFVSVASTWEIAIKSTIGKIDADLNEIIAASAATEFEELPVRMAHTARIRELPTFHRDPFDRLLVAQALEEGLTLVTRDPVFGDYRVPTLWQ
- a CDS encoding type II toxin-antitoxin system VapC family toxin, yielding MYVLDTNTLSYFFRGEGRIAERLANVTPSDIAIPTIVLFEIEAGIARSPEATRRRAQLDEALAVIQTLPFGRKEARSAARIRADLEGEGVPIGPYDVLIAGTVMANGATLVTRNEREFQRVAGLAVENWY
- a CDS encoding CopG family transcriptional regulator, with the translated sequence MPQVTLYLDSETERKLRRAAKAAGVSRSSWVMDAIRRKLGEDWPESFLSLAGAWKDFPTAEELRKGLGRDARRTKI
- a CDS encoding CocE/NonD family hydrolase, whose product is MKRKLWLVLALTLAVFPSARAQVATVEENGYLAARDGTRLRYNVVRPAEGGPSPVLINYEGYAAGTDAADNGVATYIDRLLERGYAVMGVSVRGTGCSEGAFDPFASTMGQDGYDAVEWAADQPWSDGRVGMIGVSFGGITQLLTAAQRPPSLRAIAPSSALGDLYRDVAWPGGALEYDFPFAWTAVQKEGGTVAAPQAALAGDTDCLGNYVSHESVNIPDYFIPRLILEHPYDDDVFGDESWNDRAPENGFPLIEVPTFLFNAWQDEQLPARIWGAYERFAHPSLLWVNVSNGNHGRDYYSSIAQDLTLDFLDRFVRDIDNGFEDSQPHVQIWMESAIARDGDTNVPAWSIDLPGQPAPTPTALYLRAGGLLSGSAPTDAEAGDPYLYPLPSPDVLEPGLVLNGRTTGQLTWKVPVPPGGAVAYTTDALASDLVLAGPASLDLWMTTTGPDTDLQVTVTEVRPDGQETYVQRGWLRASHRALDEARSTALRPYHTHLRGDASELVPGEPTFMRLEVFPFAHAFRAGSRLRVWIEAPTGHTGFWAFAPVFPPGVNTVLHDAEHPSRLVVGVLAGEEAEAPSPACDTLRNQPCRTDPLGGS
- a CDS encoding DUF6338 family protein, giving the protein MPDTLEAVLVLFVVVLPGALHTWAAEREAGRWGIGLSDRVLRFVGASVVYQMALAAPTYLAWKDHLHRRIVSNGATAYSSSLTDGTTPSWVWLLALAYVMVPIAGGTIAGVSIHRWPRLSRILVGRDPAPRAWDFLFAGRPQGVLRARLKSNDRWVGGWFGERSYAAGYPEQPQDLLVERTYRLLEDGSFAEGEADGGYDEIGSSLLIRWEEIVELEFFPSQRGV